In the Streptomyces spororaveus genome, GTGGCCGGTTTCTCACCGATCCCGGCCATGTCGATGGTCTCCCATGCCTCCGGCGCCCGGTTCGTCAACCTCATCGGCGGCTCGATGCTGAGCTTCTACGACTGGTACGCCGACCTCCCGGTGGCCTCGCCCCAGGTGTTCGGCGACCAGACCGACGTCCCGGAGTCCGGGGACTGGTGGAACGCGGGCTACCTCATCATGTGGGGCTCCAACCTGCCGGTGACGCGCACACCGGACGCGCACTGGATGACCGAGGCCCGGTACCGCGGCCAGAAGGTCATCGCGGTCGCCCCCGACTACGCCGACAACGTGAAGTTCGCCGACGAATGGCTGCCGGCCAAGCCGGGCACCGACGCCGCCCTGGCCATGGCCATGGGCCACGTCGTGCTCAAGGAGTTCTTCGTCGATCGTCACACCCCGTACTTCACGCAGTACGTCAAGACCTACACCGATCTTCCCTACCTGGTCCGGCTCGACGAAGCCGCCGGACCAGGTACGAGCGGCGAGAAGACGTACACGGCGGGCAAGTTCCTCACCGCCTCCGATCTCCCCGGGCACCAGCATGAGGAGAACGCCGCGTTCAAGACCGTGCTCGTTGACGCGCGGACAGGGCAGCCGGCTGTTCCTGGCGGTTCTCTGGGGCACCGCTACGGCGAGGCCGGTGTGGGCAAGTGGAATCTGGAACTCGGTGACGTCGACCCCCAGCTGACGCTGATGAGCACCTCGCAGGAGAGTGTGCTCGTCCGGTTCCCGCGCTTCGACACCCCCGACGGTGCGGCGGCCGACCTGCCGCGCGGTGTGCCGGTCCGGCGGGTCGACGGCCATCTGGTCACCACTGTCTACGACCTGCTGCTCGCGCAGTACGGCGTGGGCCGGGACGACCTTCCGGGAGAATGGGCCACCGGGTACGACGACGCCGAGTCGCCCTACACCCCGGCATGGCAGGAGACGATCACCGGTGTCCCGGCCTCCACCGCGGCCAGGGTCGGACGCGAGTTCGCCGCGAACGCCGAGGAGTCCAAGGGACGCTCGATGATCGTGATGGGTGCCGGAACCAACCACTGGTTCCACTCCGACACGATCTACCGGGCGTTTCTCACCCTCACCAACCTGACGGGCTGCCAGGGGGTCAACGGCGGTGGCTGGGCGCACTACGTCGGCCAGGAGAAGGTCCGGCCGCTCACCGGCTACACACAGATCGCCAACGCGCTGGACTGGAACCGGCCGCCGCGCAACATGATCCAGACCGCGTACTGGTATCTCCACACCAACCAGTTCCGCTACGACCAGTTCGGCGCCGACACTCTGTCCGCCAAAACGGGCAGCGGGCAGCTCGCGGGAATGAGCACCGCCGATGTACTCGCGCAGAGCGCGCGCATGGGCTGGATGCCGTCCTACCCGACCTTCAACCAGAACCCACTCGACCTGAGCGACCAGGCCACCGCGGCGGGGACCCCGGTGGGCGAATACGTGGTCGAGCAGTTGAAGTCGGGCGCCCTGGAGTTCGCGGGAGAGGACCCGGACGCCCCCGAGAACTACCCGCGCATTCTGTCCATCTGGAGGGCCAACCTGCTCGGCTCGTCCGGCAAGGGCAACGAGTACTTCCTCAAGCATCTGCTCGGTGCCGACTCCTCGGTACGGGCCACCGAGACACCGCAGGACCGACGGCCGGTCGACGTGAAGTGGCACGACGAGGCCCCCGAGGGCAAGCTCGACCTGCTGATGACGATCGACTTCCGGCAGACCAGCACCACGATCTTCTCCGACGTCGTGCTGCCCGCCGCCACCTGGTACGAGAAGCACGACCTCAACACCACGGACATGCACCCCTTCGTGCACTCCTTCAACCCGGCCATCGCGCCGCCCTGGCAGACCCGCACGGACTGGGATGCCTGGCAGACGATCGCCGAGAAGTTCAGTGAGCTCGCCGCCAGCCGGCTGGGAGTCCGCAAGGATGTGGTGGCCCTTCCGCTCACCCACGACACCCCGGACGCGATGGCGAACCCGCACGGAACCGTGCGGGACTGGAAGAAGGGCGAGTGCGAGCCGGTCCCCGGGGTCACGATGCCCAGGCTCATCGAGGTCGAGCGCGACTACGGGGCCGTGGCCGAGAAGATGAACGCACTCGGCCCGCTCGTGGACACGCTCGGCGCGACCACCAAAGGTGTGACCTTCGAGCTCGGCGCCCAGGTGGACTACTTGCGGCGCAAGAACGGCACGGTCCGGACCGGTGCGGCGGCAGGCCGACCGTCCCTGAAGCGAGACGTGAACGTCTGCGAGGCGATCCTCGCGCTGTCCGGCACCACCAACGGGGCACTTGCCACCCAAGGGTTCAAGACTCTCGAGAAGCGCACCGGCGTGCGGCTGGCCGACCTTGCCGAGGAGCACGAGGGCAAACAGATCACCTTTGCCGACACCCAGGGCCCGCCCGTGCCCGTGATCACGTCACCGGAGTGGTCAGGATCGGAGAGTGGCGGCCGGCGGTACTCGCCCTTCACCATCAACGTCGAGCGCAAGAAGCCGTGGCACACGCTGACCGGGCGTATGCACTTCTACCTCGACCACGACTGGATGGCCGAGCTCGGCGAAGGACTCCCGGTCTACCGGCCCCCGCT is a window encoding:
- a CDS encoding nitrate reductase subunit alpha, which produces MDGPLADALVRSRRFFTRGTVSADLRTLSQTGGRDADDFYRDRWSHDKVVRSTHGVNCTGSCSWKVYVKDGIITWETQQTDYPSVGPDSPEYEPRGCPRGAAFSWYTYSPTRVRYPYVRGVLLQMFREAKSQHDGDPVRAWAHIVENPLRAKAYKSARGKGGLVRATWEEAAEIIAAAHVHTIDKYGPDRVAGFSPIPAMSMVSHASGARFVNLIGGSMLSFYDWYADLPVASPQVFGDQTDVPESGDWWNAGYLIMWGSNLPVTRTPDAHWMTEARYRGQKVIAVAPDYADNVKFADEWLPAKPGTDAALAMAMGHVVLKEFFVDRHTPYFTQYVKTYTDLPYLVRLDEAAGPGTSGEKTYTAGKFLTASDLPGHQHEENAAFKTVLVDARTGQPAVPGGSLGHRYGEAGVGKWNLELGDVDPQLTLMSTSQESVLVRFPRFDTPDGAAADLPRGVPVRRVDGHLVTTVYDLLLAQYGVGRDDLPGEWATGYDDAESPYTPAWQETITGVPASTAARVGREFAANAEESKGRSMIVMGAGTNHWFHSDTIYRAFLTLTNLTGCQGVNGGGWAHYVGQEKVRPLTGYTQIANALDWNRPPRNMIQTAYWYLHTNQFRYDQFGADTLSAKTGSGQLAGMSTADVLAQSARMGWMPSYPTFNQNPLDLSDQATAAGTPVGEYVVEQLKSGALEFAGEDPDAPENYPRILSIWRANLLGSSGKGNEYFLKHLLGADSSVRATETPQDRRPVDVKWHDEAPEGKLDLLMTIDFRQTSTTIFSDVVLPAATWYEKHDLNTTDMHPFVHSFNPAIAPPWQTRTDWDAWQTIAEKFSELAASRLGVRKDVVALPLTHDTPDAMANPHGTVRDWKKGECEPVPGVTMPRLIEVERDYGAVAEKMNALGPLVDTLGATTKGVTFELGAQVDYLRRKNGTVRTGAAAGRPSLKRDVNVCEAILALSGTTNGALATQGFKTLEKRTGVRLADLAEEHEGKQITFADTQGPPVPVITSPEWSGSESGGRRYSPFTINVERKKPWHTLTGRMHFYLDHDWMAELGEGLPVYRPPLNMAALFAEPSLGNVSDGSAGQGVEGLTVRYLTPHNKWSIHSEYQDNLFMLSLSRGGQNIWMSDRDAAKVGIKDNDWIEAVNRNGVVVARAIVSHRMPEGTVYMYHAQDRLIDVPIAETSGKRGGIHNSLTRLLVKPTHLIGGYAQLTYAFNYLGPTGNQRDEVTVIRKRSQEVTY